A single region of the uncultured Flavobacterium sp. genome encodes:
- a CDS encoding M1 family metallopeptidase, with the protein MNKKFLKYTVLSLVALACQNIEAQNADQNKEDISTYRVTALKVHDLVHTKLDVSFDYGKRYLNGKAWLTLKPHFYETDALTLDAKGMDFKEIAIVQGAKKTPLKYTYDNEQLFITLDRKYKSTEKYIVYIDYTAKPDELKAKGSAAITDAKGLYFINPDGKDDKPIQIWTQGETEASSAWFPTIDKPNQKTTSEIAMTVDAKYVTLSNGKLTAQKANKNGTRTDIWKMDLPHSPYLFMMAVGDFKIFKDSYNGKEVNYYLEPKYAPYAKQIFGKTPDMMKFYGKMLGVEYPWVKYSQIVARDYVSGAMENTSATLHGEYVQKTERELLDDNQESTIAHELFHQWFGDYVTAESWSNLTMNESFATFGEVLWHGHDAGQDAEDRSRYEKLQNCLRSSKDGVSPPLARFYYKDKEDMFDNISYSKGSIILYAAKNQMGDEAFFKSLNRYLTTNAYKTGESHQLRLAMEEVTGKDWSPYFNQWYYQGGNPILNVEYGYADGKATIGVKQVQASSVQTFSLPLKVDFYVNGTKITKDILIDKREQSFSFDVPAQPTFIDLDPDKILVGQVIDNKKVSDYLFQYKNVPTYYNRIEAIKFAAKEKTYDAQLILLAGLEDQQDDLRILSIKAIDLSDAQTKDAALKTLLSIAKNDKKTASRAAAIIKLAGTGDASYKELMQESIKNQSYNVIAAGVYGLSKYSTEESDKALSTLDEDTKKHVTPLIKRFSK; encoded by the coding sequence ATGAATAAAAAATTCCTAAAATATACTGTTTTAAGTTTAGTTGCTTTGGCTTGTCAGAATATTGAGGCGCAAAATGCGGATCAAAATAAGGAAGACATATCAACTTACAGAGTTACAGCATTAAAAGTTCACGATTTAGTACATACAAAACTCGATGTATCATTTGATTATGGAAAACGCTATTTAAACGGAAAAGCGTGGCTAACTTTAAAACCTCATTTTTATGAAACTGATGCTCTTACGCTTGACGCCAAAGGAATGGATTTTAAAGAAATTGCTATAGTTCAAGGAGCGAAAAAGACGCCTTTGAAATATACATATGACAACGAACAGCTTTTTATTACTTTAGACAGAAAGTATAAAAGCACTGAAAAATACATCGTTTATATCGATTATACAGCAAAACCAGACGAATTAAAAGCTAAAGGAAGTGCTGCAATTACAGATGCGAAAGGATTGTATTTTATAAATCCTGACGGAAAAGACGACAAACCAATTCAGATTTGGACACAAGGTGAAACTGAAGCATCATCGGCTTGGTTTCCAACAATTGACAAACCAAATCAGAAAACAACTTCTGAAATTGCAATGACCGTTGATGCAAAATACGTCACTTTATCAAATGGAAAATTAACAGCACAAAAAGCCAACAAAAATGGCACTCGTACTGATATCTGGAAAATGGATTTACCACATTCTCCGTATTTATTTATGATGGCTGTTGGGGATTTTAAAATCTTTAAAGATTCATATAACGGAAAAGAAGTTAATTATTATTTAGAGCCAAAATATGCGCCTTACGCCAAACAAATCTTCGGAAAAACTCCGGATATGATGAAGTTTTACGGCAAAATGTTAGGCGTAGAATATCCTTGGGTAAAATATTCTCAAATTGTTGCCAGAGATTATGTTTCTGGTGCGATGGAAAATACATCGGCAACTTTGCATGGTGAATATGTACAAAAAACAGAAAGAGAATTATTAGATGACAATCAGGAAAGCACCATTGCTCACGAACTTTTTCACCAATGGTTTGGAGATTATGTAACAGCTGAATCCTGGTCTAATTTAACCATGAACGAATCTTTTGCAACATTTGGCGAAGTACTTTGGCACGGTCACGATGCCGGACAAGATGCTGAAGACAGATCTCGTTATGAAAAATTACAAAACTGTTTACGTTCTTCAAAAGATGGAGTAAGTCCGCCATTAGCACGTTTTTATTACAAAGACAAAGAAGATATGTTTGATAATATTAGTTACTCAAAAGGTTCTATCATATTATATGCAGCAAAAAATCAAATGGGCGACGAAGCATTTTTCAAATCGTTAAACCGTTATTTAACAACAAATGCTTACAAAACCGGAGAATCACATCAACTGCGTTTAGCAATGGAAGAAGTTACCGGAAAAGACTGGAGTCCATACTTTAATCAATGGTATTACCAGGGAGGAAATCCAATTTTGAATGTAGAATATGGATACGCTGACGGAAAAGCTACAATTGGGGTAAAACAAGTACAAGCAAGTTCAGTACAAACCTTTAGTTTACCATTAAAAGTTGATTTTTATGTAAACGGAACTAAAATTACAAAAGACATTTTGATCGACAAAAGAGAGCAAAGTTTTAGTTTTGATGTACCGGCACAACCTACTTTTATAGATCTTGATCCTGATAAAATTTTAGTAGGTCAGGTAATCGACAACAAAAAAGTATCTGATTATTTGTTCCAATACAAAAATGTTCCAACTTATTATAACCGAATTGAAGCTATAAAATTTGCAGCTAAAGAGAAAACCTATGATGCACAACTTATACTTTTGGCAGGTTTAGAAGATCAACAGGATGATTTGAGAATACTAAGTATAAAAGCAATTGATTTGAGTGACGCTCAAACTAAAGATGCGGCACTTAAAACTTTGCTTAGCATTGCTAAAAATGATAAAAAGACAGCTTCAAGAGCCGCTGCAATTATAAAATTGGCAGGAACAGGCGACGCTTCATATAAAGAATTAATGCAGGAAAGCATCAAAAATCAATCTTATAATGTAATAGCTGCCGGAGTTTATGGATTATCAAAATACTCTACCGAAGAATCAGATAAAGCATTATCAACTTTAGACGAAGACACTAAAAAACATGTAACACCGCTAATCAAAAGATTTAGCAAATAG
- a CDS encoding DUF3472 domain-containing protein encodes MKNKLYLFLASALVSFSSIKGITLIEKSRIENPKTKISLPLAGNAFSSKHIDGSNTITDNGIENWTDAKEVFTAYFRIYKAGTFQITVEESVEVFGKSEVEFSINGISKKVKFDTSKKAMTIGTWKINQEGYVAIKIKGISKTGNQFPSINRLTISSEDYDGKIAYVPNNEGNFYHWGRRGPSVHLNYQVPETTNAEWYYNEVTVPENEDKIGSYFMANGFGEGYFGIQVNSATERRVLFSVWSPFTTDDPASIPETHKIKMLKKGENVHTGEFGNEGSGGQSYLQYNWKAGNTYKFLLHGVPQNDNSTNYTAYFFAPELNKWILIASFNRPQTNTYLKRFHSFLENFVPEQGDLSRQVLFNNQWICDNKGIWSEINSVRFTTDNTGAKEYRMDFAGGVEKGSFYLKDGGFFNNYTISKTIFTKPLNNKKPEINFSNLPQ; translated from the coding sequence ATGAAAAATAAATTATACTTATTTCTTGCTTCGGCACTGGTTTCCTTTTCTTCTATAAAAGGCATTACTTTAATTGAAAAAAGCAGAATAGAAAATCCCAAAACCAAAATTTCCCTGCCACTTGCCGGTAACGCTTTTAGTTCTAAACATATTGACGGAAGCAATACCATTACAGATAATGGTATAGAAAACTGGACAGATGCTAAAGAAGTTTTTACGGCTTATTTTAGAATTTATAAAGCGGGAACTTTTCAAATTACCGTAGAAGAATCTGTTGAAGTTTTTGGAAAATCAGAAGTGGAATTTTCAATTAACGGAATTTCAAAAAAAGTAAAATTTGACACTTCAAAAAAAGCAATGACCATAGGAACTTGGAAAATTAATCAAGAAGGTTATGTTGCTATTAAAATAAAAGGAATCAGTAAAACCGGAAATCAATTTCCATCCATAAATCGCTTAACAATTTCAAGTGAAGATTATGATGGTAAGATTGCTTACGTACCTAATAACGAAGGAAATTTTTATCATTGGGGACGTCGGGGACCATCTGTACATTTAAACTATCAGGTTCCTGAAACTACAAATGCTGAATGGTATTACAACGAAGTTACTGTTCCTGAAAACGAAGACAAAATTGGCTCTTATTTTATGGCAAATGGTTTTGGTGAAGGCTATTTTGGAATTCAGGTAAACTCTGCAACTGAGAGAAGGGTTTTATTTTCGGTTTGGAGCCCATTTACAACAGATGATCCTGCCAGTATTCCGGAAACGCATAAAATTAAAATGCTCAAAAAAGGAGAAAATGTTCATACCGGAGAATTTGGAAACGAAGGATCTGGCGGTCAAAGCTATCTACAATACAATTGGAAAGCAGGAAATACTTATAAGTTTCTACTTCATGGAGTTCCTCAAAATGATAATAGTACCAATTATACTGCTTATTTTTTTGCCCCTGAATTGAACAAATGGATTTTAATTGCCAGTTTCAACCGCCCTCAAACTAATACTTATCTAAAAAGATTTCATTCGTTTCTGGAAAATTTTGTTCCTGAACAAGGCGATTTATCACGTCAGGTTTTATTCAACAATCAATGGATTTGTGACAATAAAGGAATCTGGTCAGAAATTAATTCGGTTCGTTTTACAACAGATAATACCGGTGCAAAAGAATATAGAATGGATTTTGCCGGCGGAGTCGAAAAAGGTTCATTTTATCTAAAAGACGGAGGATTTTTTAACAATTATACTATATCAAAAACAATTTTTACCAAACCATTAAACAATAAAAAACCAGAAATCAATTTTAGCAATTTACCTCAATAA
- a CDS encoding M60 family metallopeptidase: MKQLVLLCLLFFLSKGNSYAQSSIDSISIKEDLAFFKDNLATKLKKNIKQQELDKIKNKEIHDAALQMLKGEYDFNYRLATYKAYLSPTALGKKLSIGDGYSKYENITGIYLPLGKHVILVDNIAKNKTVDLVIPNWNRQPPAGIEPDKDPNWGIEKKTYPLKNGINIIDVKDFSGLAYINYYSEEPKKENAIKIHFIDAVINGFFDSGKQKNEDWNKLLDNNIYPMIDARGKYIQTIYPKADLKKYAYNKGVELLNCYDTLIYRQHRLMGLIKYNLVPNNRILARVNYNYYMFRDEDGIAYMGGKSGYALGMVLDPQKVIAGDPAWGFSHETGHVHQLQPYFSWAGLCEVSNNVFTMYVIKSLGIKSRLLEGNYYDSARKKVIETKESYLKVGGSFEPLVPFWQLQLYFEKAGKYPDFYPDLFEAFRKQANAFDKLKVKADENPAVYQLNFIKTACEISKVDLTDFFDSYGFFYVGNFEGDCYGAYHYNMTEKMAIDCKKEIKSKNYPKPVLDITTLTD, translated from the coding sequence ATGAAACAACTTGTTTTACTTTGCCTTTTATTTTTCCTTTCTAAAGGTAATAGTTATGCTCAAAGTTCTATAGACTCAATTTCTATAAAAGAAGATTTAGCTTTTTTTAAAGATAATTTAGCCACGAAATTAAAAAAGAACATAAAACAGCAAGAATTAGATAAAATTAAAAATAAGGAAATTCATGATGCAGCCCTACAAATGCTTAAGGGCGAATATGATTTCAATTATAGATTAGCTACTTACAAAGCTTATTTATCGCCAACAGCCTTAGGAAAAAAGTTATCCATTGGTGATGGATATAGTAAATATGAAAACATTACAGGTATTTATTTGCCCTTAGGTAAACACGTAATTCTAGTAGACAATATTGCTAAAAATAAAACTGTCGATTTAGTTATACCTAATTGGAACCGACAGCCACCTGCAGGAATTGAACCTGATAAAGACCCTAATTGGGGAATTGAAAAGAAAACATATCCTTTAAAAAATGGTATAAACATTATAGATGTTAAAGACTTTAGTGGTTTGGCTTACATTAATTATTATTCTGAAGAACCTAAAAAGGAAAACGCTATTAAAATTCATTTTATTGATGCCGTAATAAATGGATTTTTCGATTCAGGAAAACAAAAAAATGAAGATTGGAATAAACTTCTGGACAACAATATTTATCCTATGATAGATGCCAGAGGAAAGTATATTCAAACCATTTATCCTAAAGCAGATTTAAAAAAATATGCTTACAACAAAGGCGTGGAATTACTAAATTGTTATGACACTTTGATCTATCGCCAACATCGACTTATGGGATTAATTAAATACAATCTTGTACCAAACAACAGGATATTGGCTCGTGTAAACTACAATTATTATATGTTTAGAGACGAAGATGGAATAGCATATATGGGCGGTAAATCTGGTTATGCATTAGGAATGGTACTTGATCCTCAAAAAGTAATAGCCGGCGATCCGGCATGGGGATTTAGCCACGAAACCGGTCATGTGCATCAACTGCAGCCCTATTTTAGTTGGGCAGGACTTTGTGAAGTTAGTAATAATGTTTTCACAATGTATGTTATCAAATCATTAGGGATTAAATCTCGTCTTTTAGAAGGTAACTACTATGATTCTGCAAGAAAAAAAGTTATCGAAACAAAAGAAAGTTATTTAAAAGTAGGTGGAAGTTTTGAACCGCTTGTGCCTTTTTGGCAACTGCAATTATACTTCGAAAAAGCAGGTAAATATCCTGATTTTTACCCTGACCTTTTTGAAGCATTTAGAAAACAAGCCAACGCTTTTGATAAACTAAAAGTAAAAGCCGATGAAAATCCGGCTGTTTACCAACTCAACTTTATAAAAACGGCATGTGAAATCAGTAAAGTTGATTTAACCGATTTTTTTGATTCATACGGATTCTTTTATGTGGGCAATTTCGAAGGAGATTGTTATGGAGCATATCACTATAACATGACCGAAAAAATGGCAATAGATTGTAAAAAAGAAATAAAATCGAAAAATTATCCTAAACCAGTTTTAGATATTACTACCTTGACTGATTAA